One genomic region from Terriglobus aquaticus encodes:
- a CDS encoding 1,9-bis(guanidino)-5-aza-nonane synthase, whose protein sequence is MPTKQELLQQPIQHIEIKDHNVVPLVEAMSHMAYSSRDLARAATIYDMMLRDTDCGVILCLAGSLISAGLKNVIVDLIRNHMVDAIVSTGANIVDQDFFEALGFKHYVAGEEYKYGAGDADLREMMIDRIYDTFIDEEELRICDETTQKIIDGMEPGAYSSREYIREMGKYLKENGRTPEAGNGDSIVLAAYELDVPIFVPAFSDCSFGFGIVAHQHARQGKKMCSIDSGKDFYELTQLKIQNPTTGLLMIGGGVPKNFAQDIVVAADILGVEASMHKYAIQITVADARDGALSGSTLKEASSWGKVDLNYEQMVYSEATIAFPLIAGYAYHKGSAAARHGKRLAQVLEPVLA, encoded by the coding sequence ATGCCGACCAAACAGGAACTTCTTCAGCAGCCCATTCAACATATCGAGATCAAGGATCACAACGTCGTCCCGCTGGTGGAAGCCATGAGCCATATGGCGTATTCCTCGCGCGATCTGGCGCGCGCCGCCACGATCTACGACATGATGCTGCGCGACACCGATTGCGGCGTGATTCTTTGCCTGGCGGGATCGTTGATTTCTGCCGGCCTGAAGAACGTGATCGTCGACCTGATCCGTAACCACATGGTGGACGCGATCGTTTCCACGGGCGCGAACATCGTCGACCAGGACTTCTTTGAGGCCCTGGGTTTCAAGCACTACGTTGCGGGCGAAGAGTACAAGTACGGCGCCGGCGACGCCGACCTGCGCGAGATGATGATCGACCGCATCTATGACACGTTCATCGATGAGGAAGAGCTGCGCATCTGCGACGAGACGACGCAGAAGATCATCGACGGCATGGAGCCGGGCGCGTACAGCTCTCGCGAGTACATTCGCGAGATGGGCAAGTACCTGAAGGAGAATGGCCGCACGCCAGAGGCTGGCAACGGCGACTCCATCGTGCTCGCTGCGTATGAGCTGGATGTGCCGATCTTTGTGCCGGCGTTCTCGGATTGCTCGTTCGGCTTCGGCATCGTGGCCCACCAGCACGCGCGCCAGGGCAAGAAGATGTGCTCCATCGATTCTGGTAAGGACTTCTACGAGCTGACGCAGTTGAAGATCCAGAACCCTACTACGGGCCTCCTGATGATCGGCGGCGGCGTTCCGAAGAACTTCGCGCAGGACATTGTGGTCGCGGCAGACATTCTGGGTGTGGAAGCTTCCATGCACAAGTACGCGATTCAGATCACGGTTGCCGACGCGCGCGATGGTGCGCTCTCCGGATCGACGCTGAAGGAAGCGTCAAGCTGGGGCAAGGTGGACCTGAACTACGAGCAGATGGTGTACTCCGAGGCGACCATCGCGTTTCCGCTGATCGCCGGGTACGCGTACCACAAGGGTTCGGCGGCTGCGCGCCACGGCAAGCGCCTGGCCCAAGTGCTGGAGCCGGTCCTGGCCTAA
- a CDS encoding response regulator — translation MPRHILIIDDEDDIREVAALTLEATAGWRVSTADSGSAGIAKALSEQPEAILMDVMMPGKDGPTTVREMQDMPDISHIPVLLLTAKVQGVDQRRFANLGVAAVLFKPFNPMTLAAQIAEALHWQTEAAIA, via the coding sequence ATGCCCCGACACATCCTGATCATTGATGATGAAGACGATATTCGCGAAGTAGCCGCACTCACCCTGGAAGCAACGGCCGGGTGGCGCGTAAGCACCGCAGATTCAGGCTCAGCCGGCATCGCCAAAGCCCTGAGTGAGCAGCCCGAAGCCATCCTGATGGATGTGATGATGCCCGGCAAAGACGGCCCGACCACGGTGCGCGAGATGCAGGACATGCCAGACATTTCGCACATTCCGGTGCTTTTGCTGACGGCGAAAGTGCAGGGCGTGGATCAGCGCCGATTTGCGAACCTGGGCGTTGCAGCCGTGCTGTTCAAGCCGTTCAATCCGATGACGCTGGCAGCGCAGATCGCAGAGGCGCTGCATTGGCAGACCGAGGCCGCAATCGCCTAG
- a CDS encoding GH1 family beta-glucosidase: protein MKQSLSRRSFAKLAAGAAAVPAVAASALSPVDAAAQGSPMRGSGSRPFPPDFVWGSATASYQVEGAVNEDGRGKTIWDTFSHTPGKVHNGDTGDVADDSYHRYPEDIALMKEYGLKGCRFSVAWSRIFPEGRGKPNQKGVDHYKKLVDALLAAGVQPFCTLYHWDLPQALQDKGGWQNKDTAQALADYAGYMAGQLSDRVPQFMTTNEIDTFVYVAYDQAVHAPGIKLSRGELAQVCHHAVLGHGLSVQAIRAHAKPGTRVGLAEDYHACTPLVDTPEGIAAARIAMREENASIMNAIMTGKYTDLYLKTLGADAPKFTDAEMKTINSPLDFVGMNCYTATYIRPAQDERGYAVVPMAKSHPHAVSTWLFVAPEALYWGPKLSSEVWGIKTMYITENGCSGADTVMPDGQIYDTDRVAYLRNYLQNLQRGISEGVPVKGYFLWSLLDNFEWAEGYGQRFGITYVDYQTQKRTPKQSALWYKALIARNAL, encoded by the coding sequence ATGAAGCAATCGTTGTCTCGCCGTTCTTTTGCAAAGCTTGCCGCCGGTGCAGCGGCTGTTCCGGCCGTTGCCGCCTCAGCGCTTTCGCCGGTTGACGCTGCCGCACAGGGCAGCCCCATGCGGGGCTCCGGCAGCCGTCCGTTCCCGCCTGACTTTGTCTGGGGTTCGGCCACGGCCAGCTACCAGGTGGAAGGCGCGGTGAACGAGGATGGCCGCGGCAAGACCATCTGGGACACGTTTAGCCATACGCCCGGCAAGGTGCACAACGGCGATACCGGCGACGTGGCCGATGACAGCTACCACCGCTATCCGGAAGACATTGCGCTGATGAAGGAGTACGGGCTGAAGGGCTGCCGCTTCTCGGTGGCATGGTCGCGCATCTTCCCCGAAGGCCGTGGCAAGCCGAACCAGAAGGGTGTGGATCACTACAAGAAGCTGGTCGACGCGCTGCTGGCGGCGGGCGTGCAGCCGTTTTGCACGCTGTATCACTGGGACCTGCCGCAGGCGCTGCAGGACAAGGGCGGATGGCAGAACAAGGACACCGCGCAGGCGCTGGCGGATTACGCCGGTTACATGGCGGGGCAGTTGTCCGATCGCGTTCCGCAGTTCATGACGACAAACGAGATCGACACGTTTGTGTACGTTGCGTATGACCAGGCCGTACACGCTCCGGGCATCAAGCTGAGCCGCGGCGAACTGGCGCAGGTGTGCCACCATGCCGTGCTGGGTCACGGCCTGTCGGTGCAGGCGATCCGTGCGCATGCGAAGCCGGGTACGCGCGTTGGCTTGGCGGAGGACTACCATGCCTGCACGCCGCTGGTGGATACGCCCGAGGGTATTGCAGCGGCGCGCATCGCGATGCGCGAAGAGAACGCCAGCATCATGAACGCCATCATGACGGGCAAGTACACCGACCTGTACCTGAAGACGCTGGGTGCAGACGCACCGAAGTTCACGGATGCGGAGATGAAGACGATCAATTCGCCGCTGGATTTCGTCGGCATGAACTGCTACACGGCCACGTACATCCGGCCGGCGCAGGACGAGCGTGGATATGCCGTGGTGCCGATGGCGAAGTCGCACCCGCATGCGGTGAGCACATGGCTGTTTGTGGCTCCGGAGGCACTGTACTGGGGACCGAAGCTGTCGAGCGAAGTGTGGGGCATCAAGACGATGTACATCACGGAGAACGGCTGCTCGGGTGCCGACACGGTGATGCCGGACGGCCAGATCTACGACACGGATCGCGTGGCCTACCTGCGCAACTACCTGCAGAACCTGCAGCGCGGCATCAGCGAAGGTGTTCCAGTGAAGGGCTACTTCCTGTGGAGCCTCCTGGACAACTTCGAGTGGGCCGAGGGCTACGGACAGCGTTTCGGCATCACCTATGTGGACTACCAGACGCAGAAGCGCACGCCGAAGCAGAGTGCGCTTTGGTACAAGGCGCTGATTGCGCGGAACGCTCTCTAG
- a CDS encoding alpha/beta fold hydrolase — protein MTMLPVSALYAPVEDRRRYSKARCVREGVLCLLVLSAALLLACKAHAAGFVPTRFTVVDAGTAGKPEVVLIPGLSSSRAVWDGEAKLLAPNYRLHLLQIDGFAGQAAGPNASGPILQPVVAELHAYLAGSGMHPVVIGHSMGGLIGLLLAEQYPADVKKLVIVDALPAAAAMLGPGATPATVGPQIEALKQQMTSMPADQYAAMQPMMAARLVKNVDAQKLVAASAASSDRTVAVNAMAEDLMTDATADLPKVTAPTLLLYPYEAGVQKPDQVDTLYKNAYSTLPHLTLKRVDDSRHFIQYDQPTAFDEAVESFLR, from the coding sequence ATGACTATGCTCCCCGTGTCCGCTCTTTATGCTCCTGTTGAGGATCGCCGCCGCTACTCGAAAGCGCGTTGCGTGCGTGAAGGTGTGCTGTGCCTCCTGGTGCTTTCGGCGGCACTGCTGCTGGCGTGCAAGGCACATGCGGCCGGGTTCGTGCCCACACGGTTCACGGTGGTGGACGCCGGCACGGCAGGAAAGCCGGAAGTGGTTCTGATTCCCGGTCTAAGCAGCAGCCGCGCGGTGTGGGACGGTGAGGCGAAACTGCTGGCGCCCAACTACCGCCTTCATCTCCTGCAGATCGACGGCTTTGCCGGGCAGGCAGCGGGTCCGAATGCAAGTGGGCCGATCCTGCAGCCGGTAGTGGCAGAGTTGCACGCGTACCTGGCCGGGAGCGGCATGCATCCCGTGGTGATCGGGCACTCGATGGGAGGCCTGATCGGACTTTTGCTGGCCGAGCAATACCCGGCAGACGTGAAGAAGCTGGTGATCGTAGATGCCCTGCCCGCTGCTGCCGCCATGTTGGGACCGGGCGCGACGCCGGCGACGGTGGGTCCGCAAATTGAGGCGTTGAAGCAGCAGATGACGAGCATGCCGGCGGACCAGTACGCAGCCATGCAGCCCATGATGGCAGCGCGGCTGGTGAAGAACGTGGACGCACAGAAGCTGGTGGCCGCCTCAGCCGCCAGCAGCGACCGAACCGTAGCGGTAAACGCCATGGCGGAAGACCTGATGACTGACGCGACGGCCGACCTGCCGAAGGTGACGGCACCTACGCTGCTGCTGTATCCGTACGAGGCTGGAGTGCAGAAGCCGGACCAGGTGGACACGCTGTACAAGAACGCTTACAGCACGTTGCCGCACTTGACGCTGAAGCGCGTGGACGATTCGCGGCACTTCATCCAGTATGACCAGCCGACAGCATTTGACGAAGCGGTGGAAAGCTTTCTGCGCTGA
- a CDS encoding manganese catalase family protein: protein MYYTDKKLQWPVRVEKPNPLFARMLQQAIGGVEGEIRVCMQYFFQAWGARGPAKYRDMLLNTATEEIAHIEFLSVAVAMNLEGAPVSLQEEISADPIAGAVLNGMDMRHILSTGLSAYPGNANGVPFNMSHIYASGNIAADMYCNVAAEATGRTLATRLYHATDDPGMKEMLAFNIARDTMHQEQWLAVLEELGPSHLPVPNSFPQAQENQDFNYSFLITTTDGKPGDQANQPWTSGSAPDGKGEFNVKIAEPLGYVPDLGFGRPDTFGQKEQSNGTAAGLVNHVKDTAQKIKDKL from the coding sequence ATGTATTACACCGATAAAAAACTGCAGTGGCCGGTTCGTGTTGAGAAGCCAAACCCGCTGTTTGCGCGCATGCTGCAACAGGCCATCGGCGGCGTGGAAGGCGAGATCCGCGTATGTATGCAGTACTTCTTCCAGGCATGGGGAGCGCGTGGTCCGGCCAAGTACCGTGACATGCTGCTGAACACGGCGACCGAAGAGATCGCGCACATTGAGTTCCTGTCTGTCGCTGTGGCGATGAACCTGGAGGGCGCTCCGGTGAGCCTGCAGGAAGAGATCAGCGCCGATCCCATTGCAGGCGCCGTGCTGAACGGCATGGACATGCGCCACATCCTGTCGACCGGACTTTCCGCGTACCCCGGCAATGCCAATGGCGTTCCATTCAACATGAGCCACATCTACGCCAGCGGCAACATTGCGGCGGACATGTACTGCAACGTAGCCGCGGAAGCCACCGGCCGTACGCTGGCGACGCGCCTCTACCACGCGACGGATGACCCGGGCATGAAGGAGATGCTGGCGTTCAACATTGCCCGCGACACCATGCACCAGGAGCAGTGGCTGGCCGTTCTGGAAGAGTTGGGGCCGTCGCACCTGCCAGTGCCGAACAGCTTCCCGCAGGCGCAGGAGAACCAGGACTTCAATTACTCGTTCCTGATCACGACCACGGACGGCAAGCCGGGCGACCAGGCGAACCAGCCCTGGACCAGCGGATCGGCGCCAGACGGCAAGGGCGAGTTCAATGTGAAAATTGCCGAGCCGCTGGGCTACGTTCCGGATCTGGGCTTTGGCCGGCCGGATACGTTCGGCCAGAAGGAGCAGTCGAACGGCACCGCAGCGGGCCTGGTGAACCACGTGAAGGACACGGCGCAGAAGATCAAGGACAAGCTGTAG
- a CDS encoding helix-turn-helix transcriptional regulator, producing MNNRLRDLRADRGWSQAYLAEQLEVSRQSVNALETGKYDPSLPLAFRISKLFGLPIEKIFQPD from the coding sequence ATGAATAACCGCCTGCGCGATTTGCGAGCGGACCGGGGCTGGTCCCAGGCATACCTGGCAGAGCAGCTGGAGGTGTCGCGGCAGTCCGTGAACGCGCTGGAGACGGGCAAGTATGATCCGTCGCTGCCGCTGGCGTTCCGCATCAGCAAGCTGTTCGGCCTGCCCATCGAGAAGATCTTTCAACCGGATTAG